The Flavobacterium psychrotrophum region CCGAAAGTAATGTTTTTTTCATATTAGGTTTTTTTCAAAAGTAGCGATAAATCGCTTAGTATCATATGAAAAACAAAACCCTGTTGCCTGATTTAATAAAATGGCAACAGGGTTTTGTGTATTTTGGTAAAAACGTAGTTATTTCTTTTGTTCGAGCTGGTCAAATTTATTGCTGACAGCAGCACGCGGCCATACATTGTTAGTTACATCAATATCGGCAGTTTTTAATTTAGGGTCAATCGTTATTTTTTTAACCACTTTATCTGTAGCAAATACACGGCTAACCGACTGGTGGTTTTTGCGCCATATTTGCACAGGGAAGGTGTGCAGCTCTGTACTGCCATCTTCAAAGGTAAGCTCTGCAAGTATTGGCATTAGCATACCTCCCGGTTTATCAAAAGTTACTTCATAAAAGTATTTTGGCTGCTTTAACTTTGCTTTTTCTTCCGGGGTAAATTTCTCATCAAGGTATTCCTGAAGCAATTTTACATCGGTAGATTTTAATGGCTTTTTAAGGTCTTTGTTAAAGTCAGGGCCATCTGCTACCATGTAAAGAAACGGGCCTTTCTCCTGCCCGAAGCGGCCTTTTTGTATGCTCACATCCTTCACGTCTTTAGGCTGCTGCTCTGTAACGTAATATTGTTTTACATCGGCTATGGCAATGTCTACATAATCGGTGCTGTAAAACCATCCCCTCCAAAACCAGTCGAGGTCTACTGCTGAGGCATCTTCCATGGTACGGAAAAAATCTTCGGGTGTAGGGTGCTTAAATTTCCAACGGTTGGCGTATGTTTTAAAAGCATGGTCAAAAAGGTCGTGACCCATAATTACCTCGCGCAGTATATTAAGCCCCGCAGCAGGCTTGGCGTAGGCATTATTACCAAACTGGTGAATGCTTTCGCTGTTGGTCATTATAGGTTCCAGAAATTTCTGGTCACCACTCATATACGGAACAATCTTATCGGCAGGGCCACGGCGCGAGGGGTAATTTACCTCATATTCCTGTTCGGCTAAATACTCCATAAAGGTGTTAAGCCCCTCATCCATCCAGCTCCACTGGCGCTCATCAGAGTTAACGATCATAGGAAAAAAGTTGTGCCCCACCTCATGGATGATAACACTGGCATTGCCGTACTTTATCTGGTCGCTTACATAGCCGTTCTCATCCGGGCGGCCGTAGTTCCAGCATATCATAGGGTACTCCATGCCCTGATCTGCCGCAGAAACCGATATAGCCTTAGGGTAAGGATAATCAAAGGTGTACTTGCTGTAACTTTTTAAGGTATGTGCTACTATACGGGTACTGTTGTCGCCCCACATAGGGTTAGCCTCTTTAGGGTATAGCGAAAGCGCCATAACGGTTTTGCCGCCAAGCTGTACCGCCATACCATCATATATAAACTTGCGTGACGACGAAAAGCCAAAGTCGCGCACGTTAACGGCCTTAAACTTCCAGGTCTTCTTTTTGTCGCTAAAGCCTTTTTCGGTAGCTGTAGCTTCCTCTTGGGTAACAATAACTACGGGCTTATCAAAAGTTTTGGTAGCAAGCTCGTAGCGTTTTATCTGATCTGCAGTAAACAGGTCTTTGCGGTTTTGCAGTTCGCCGGTACCGTCTAAAACGTGGTCTGCCGGGGTGGTAATGTTTACGTCAAAATTGCCAAAAGGCAAGGCAAATTCTCCCGAACCCCAAAACTGCATATTCTGCCAGCCCTCTACATCATTATACACCGCCATACGCGGGTAAAACTGTGCTATAACATACAGGTTGTTACCGTCTTTATCAAAGTGCTCGTAACCGCTGCGGCCACCTACCACCTGGTAGTTGTTAATGTTATACCACCACTTAATGCTGAATGAAAGTTTTTCGCCATGCTTAAGCGGGGTTGGCAGGTCAATGCGCATCATGGTTTGGTTCACGGTGTACTGCATCGGCTTACCATTGGCATCTTTAACATAGTCGAGTTTAAAGCCACCGTCAAACTCCTGCTCCATAAACTCGCGGGCAAACCCATTTGCCTTGTAAGCAGGGTTTACCTTTTGGCGGTCAATGAGCTTAGAGGGGCTATCTGCCGCGTGCTGGTTCTGGTCCAGCTGTACCCAAAGGTATTCCAACGGGTCGGGCGAATTATTGGTATAAGTGATGGTCTCGGTACCATAAAGCTTGGTGTTTTTATCATCCAGCTCTATGTCCATTTTATAATCTGCCTGCTGTTGGTAATAGGCAGGCCCCGGTGCTCCCGATGCGGTACGGAACATATTGGGTGTAGCCAAAAGGTCGTACATCTGGCTGAACTTATTGTTATCGGTATGGCCCGGCTCACGTGGGGTAGCGGGTTTGTCTTGCGCAGTGGCAGCAAGGGCAGTAAGCAGCGATAGGCTGTAAATAACGTTTTTCATAATCAAAAAGTTATGGTGCCCGAAGGCGTATCGTAAGTAAGCAACAGGCTTTTTCGGTCTGTGCCTACTTTGGCATTTATCATGTTTTGTTGTGTACGGAACATTTCAAACAGCAGGGTGTTGCGTACTTCTATTGTTTCGATCTTTTTAGGGGCGGGTACGGTAAGGTAGCACACCAGCTGGTCGTCTTCTATTTCTTTAGCAAGAAAGGTAATAACAGCAGCTTTGCCGTTTATCTTCAGGCTCATTTTATCGGCCAAGTATTGTTTGATGGTCGCTGTAGTTTCGGGCAGTTCTTTGGGTGTGCCCAGGTAAAACTGTTTGCCGTATTTGGTGTCCAGCGTTTTTTCGAAGTCGTCTATAAAAATGCGGCCTGTTATCTGCAACTCCTTTTTCTTTGCAGCATATTCGATCTGGAATACGGACACGTAGTATTTGTGCACGCCTGCTGAGGTAAGCGTGGCTGCAATTAGTAGTAGTGTAAAGGTGCTGAATAGCTTTTTCATAGATGGCTAAAGTACAAACTTCATTGAAATTAAAGCGTATAGAGGTGTTGAATGTATCTAATAGCTATAGATATTTAGTTGCTCCGGGACTTTTACTTACTCCAAATGCAAGACGCATGCAATGCGTCTCTACCCATGCACCGCCCCACTCTTTCCGTAACTCTGGATCAATTCACCTTCAAACTCCAGCCATTCTGCCCAGCGTTTGTCTACGTTTACACCTTCGCCATATTTACGGGCAAAACCTAAAAACGTAGTATAGTGTGTAGCCTCAGATATCATAAGCTCGTGGTAAAACTTGGCCAGTTCTTTATCTTTTATATTTTGAGACAATACCCTGAAACGTTCGCAACTGCGGGCTTCGATCATGGCGGCAAACAGCATACGGTCTATAAAGGCCTCCATGCGGCTACAATTCTTTTTAGCAAACTTAGACAGTTGGCCTACATAGTCGTCCCTGCGTTCACGCCCTAACGTGTAACCACGCTTTTTGATAATTTCGACCACCATATTAAAATGTTCCATCTCCTCAACGGCAATCTCTGCCATTTTCTGAATCAGGTCTATATGCTCGGGATTATTCGTAATAATATATAGTGCGTTGGCTGCTGCTTTTTGTTCGCACCAGGCATGGTCAGTAAGAATTTCTTCGAGGTTCGATTCGGCAATATTGGCCCAGCGCGGGTCGGTCAAGAGTTTTAGTCCAAGCATAACAAATAAATTATTGTGGGTAAAAATAGGGAATTTATAGCCATTTTTACATCGGTTTTGTCATTCCGACGGTAGGAGAAATCTCAGATTAAGTGTAAGATTCTTCATTCCGCTGCGCTACATTCAGAATGACATACAGTGCGTTCTTACTCAGGTTGGGTGAATCCAATCTGTTTTACACCCTAGTTCCCAGTTCCTCCATCACCCTGACAAAATCAGTTACAATAGCATCCCTGTTTTGCAACACACCCTGTTTACTAATCCATTTACCCGAAACAATAGTGCCCAGTATATCGCTAACATCAGCCGCATATACAAAGGTGTTGCACAGGTTTTTTTCAGAAGCCGTTGCAATAAGTGGCGATGCAGCATTTATAACCACCGCATCAAACGGCTGGCCTTCGCTAAAGAATGTGCCATCAGTTGCACCCATAGCCCTGCGGCCTGCCTGCCACGCCATTTTTATGGCATTAAAGCCACTGTCTCCGCTATCAGGAGTAACAAAACTGGTACGCTTGTGCGAAATCAGTCGTTGGCCGTAATCAAGTATGCGCAGTTCTTCCAACGGGTTTAGTCCCACATGGCTGTCGGTACCAATGCTCCAGTTGCCACCGGCATTTTTATAGTCCTCAAAACGGAACAGCCCGTCGCCCAGGTTGCCCTCTGTACTGGGGCATAATACCACATGGGCACCGCTTTTCGCAATGCCGTTTACTTCGCTATCATCAAGGTGAGTGGCATGTACCAGATGATAGTTCGCATCAACCGGGCAGTTGTCTAACAACCATTGCACGGGGCGCTTGCCATGAAAAGCTACACAGTCTTCAATTTCTTTTAACTGTTCTGACACGTGTATGTGGAACGGCCTGCTGCCATCGAGCGCGTTGCAGACTGCAACTACATCTTCCGGCTTTACTGCCCGTAGCGAGTGTATACCGATGCCTACGTTAGCGTTATCAAAGGCCTTTGCTGCTTCTATGCTACTGTCAAGCAGTGTGTAATAATCTTTTATGGTGTGCGAAATAAAACGCTTTTGCCGCTCTACGGGTTCCTGCCCAAAACCGCCCTGCTGGTAAAACATCGGCACAAGCGTAATGCGGATTCCTGCCTTTTGTGCAGCGGCCATAAGGCGGGTACCCATTTCGGCAAGGTTAGGGTAGGGGCTGCCATCTTTATCGTGGTGCAGGTAATGAAATTCTGCCACCGCAGTATAACCGTGGCGTGCCATTTCGCTGTAGAGCATGGTAGCAACCGCTTCCATCTGATTTGGTGAAAGTGTAAGTGCCAGGCCATACATGGCATTTCGCCAGCTCCAGAAATCGTCCTGTGCTCCGGTGTTGGTATGCAGTTCTGCAAGCCCCGCCATAGCATACTGAAAGGCGTGCGAATGTGCATTTTGGAAACCCGGCAGTGCATAGCCGTTTATATATTCGCCTTCTGGCGTTTCAGTTTGTTTTATTGAGGTAATGTTACCCAAATCATCCAGAGATACAACAGCATTCGTTATCCAGCCGTTCTCGGTTAGCAGGCCTTTAAAAGTATAGGTAGCGCCCATTATGGTTGCAGGGTTTTAATCAGTTGGGTAAATACGGCTTTTAACACCTCGCGCATCTGCGCAGCATTTTGCTCGTTATATTCGGTTTCGCCGGCATCCATATAGTTGGTTTTTGCCATTTCAAGCTGTAAGGCGTGCACATCACTTTCGGGTTTGCCAAAGTAGCGTGTTATCTGCCCGCCCTTAAACGGCGTGTTGTGCTTAGCTTCATAACCGCTATCTTTAAGGATGTTCCACGCAGCATCAATAACGGCTGTAGAAGCCGATTTGCCATCGTTATCACCCAGGATTAGTTGCGGGAAAGCTTCCTCTTGTATGCCCGGTACCACACGGCGAATGGAATGCGCATCAAACAACAGCACTGTTCCAAATTCCTGTTTTGTGTTTTCTATGAGTTCTTCCAGTTTTTCATGGTACGGAATGTAATATTTCTGTACGCGTTCTGCTATTTCTACCTCATCGGGTGCCGCCTGTTTATAAAGTGGCTCGCCGTTAAAGTTAGTAGATGGTACAAGCCCTGTAATTACACGACCGTCGTTATACAGCGGCTTACTTTCGGGGTCGCGGTTAAGGTCTACCACCCAGCGGCAATAGTTGGCCTTGATCAGGGTAATACCCATTGCAGGTGCAAAGTCGTACAGGCGGTCAATAAACCAGTCGGCATCATCGGGGCGTTCTGCTATTTCGGGTTTTAGGCGTGATGCTATTTCCGGCGGAAAGTAGGTGCCGGAATGTGGGGAGCTTATGATAATGGGCACTTTTGGCACCGTAGGCAATGTTATATCGTAAATTTCCATAAAGGGATCTGGTTTTTTGCTTTATAACAAAGATAAGGTTTTCGGGATATAAAACCGGTATCAGTCATTGCGGAGAGAAACGACGAATCAATCTTATTGTTGCAACTTAGTACAATTATTAGTCTGATTTTGAGATTCCTCCTATCGTCGGAATGACAGTATGCTTCGGTATTCGCTCACGATAATTACTGCTTCTCCTTTAGATAAGCTTCCGCCTGCGTTACAAGATAATCGGTTAGTTCAAATTCTTTTTTAGGTTCCAGCAGGGGGCGGGTTTCAATGCCTTTATCGCAATACACCAGGAACTTTCCTATCTCATCATGCGGAATGTGCAGTGTCTCTGTAAAAAAGTAATAGGTGAAACGGCCACTTACCACATCATTAAATGTTTTGGTGTTTTTACTGTCGTATATTTCGCCTTTACTGTTTGCCTTCTTCTTTTTCTTAAAGATCATTTTGCCAATGGCTATAAAATCTACACCCTGTAGCTGGCTCTCCGTTACGGGGAGTGCACCGTTAACGGGCTGTTTACTTATTGGGTAGGTGTATTTCAGGTCGCGCTCGCTGGCGTGAGGGTTTAGTGCTACCACCTTTTTCTTTTTAGCATCATAACCAAGGTCACCAGTAAGGGGAGTGATAATTACCTCTTCAAGGTTGATGACGTTAGTATCCATCTTAAGGTT contains the following coding sequences:
- a CDS encoding M1 family metallopeptidase, producing MKNVIYSLSLLTALAATAQDKPATPREPGHTDNNKFSQMYDLLATPNMFRTASGAPGPAYYQQQADYKMDIELDDKNTKLYGTETITYTNNSPDPLEYLWVQLDQNQHAADSPSKLIDRQKVNPAYKANGFAREFMEQEFDGGFKLDYVKDANGKPMQYTVNQTMMRIDLPTPLKHGEKLSFSIKWWYNINNYQVVGGRSGYEHFDKDGNNLYVIAQFYPRMAVYNDVEGWQNMQFWGSGEFALPFGNFDVNITTPADHVLDGTGELQNRKDLFTADQIKRYELATKTFDKPVVIVTQEEATATEKGFSDKKKTWKFKAVNVRDFGFSSSRKFIYDGMAVQLGGKTVMALSLYPKEANPMWGDNSTRIVAHTLKSYSKYTFDYPYPKAISVSAADQGMEYPMICWNYGRPDENGYVSDQIKYGNASVIIHEVGHNFFPMIVNSDERQWSWMDEGLNTFMEYLAEQEYEVNYPSRRGPADKIVPYMSGDQKFLEPIMTNSESIHQFGNNAYAKPAAGLNILREVIMGHDLFDHAFKTYANRWKFKHPTPEDFFRTMEDASAVDLDWFWRGWFYSTDYVDIAIADVKQYYVTEQQPKDVKDVSIQKGRFGQEKGPFLYMVADGPDFNKDLKKPLKSTDVKLLQEYLDEKFTPEEKAKLKQPKYFYEVTFDKPGGMLMPILAELTFEDGSTELHTFPVQIWRKNHQSVSRVFATDKVVKKITIDPKLKTADIDVTNNVWPRAAVSNKFDQLEQKK
- a CDS encoding DUF6702 family protein, translated to MKKLFSTFTLLLIAATLTSAGVHKYYVSVFQIEYAAKKKELQITGRIFIDDFEKTLDTKYGKQFYLGTPKELPETTATIKQYLADKMSLKINGKAAVITFLAKEIEDDQLVCYLTVPAPKKIETIEVRNTLLFEMFRTQQNMINAKVGTDRKSLLLTYDTPSGTITF
- a CDS encoding tRNA-(ms[2]io[6]A)-hydroxylase, giving the protein MLGLKLLTDPRWANIAESNLEEILTDHAWCEQKAAANALYIITNNPEHIDLIQKMAEIAVEEMEHFNMVVEIIKKRGYTLGRERRDDYVGQLSKFAKKNCSRMEAFIDRMLFAAMIEARSCERFRVLSQNIKDKELAKFYHELMISEATHYTTFLGFARKYGEGVNVDKRWAEWLEFEGELIQSYGKSGAVHG
- the hutF gene encoding formimidoylglutamate deiminase, with protein sequence MGATYTFKGLLTENGWITNAVVSLDDLGNITSIKQTETPEGEYINGYALPGFQNAHSHAFQYAMAGLAELHTNTGAQDDFWSWRNAMYGLALTLSPNQMEAVATMLYSEMARHGYTAVAEFHYLHHDKDGSPYPNLAEMGTRLMAAAQKAGIRITLVPMFYQQGGFGQEPVERQKRFISHTIKDYYTLLDSSIEAAKAFDNANVGIGIHSLRAVKPEDVVAVCNALDGSRPFHIHVSEQLKEIEDCVAFHGKRPVQWLLDNCPVDANYHLVHATHLDDSEVNGIAKSGAHVVLCPSTEGNLGDGLFRFEDYKNAGGNWSIGTDSHVGLNPLEELRILDYGQRLISHKRTSFVTPDSGDSGFNAIKMAWQAGRRAMGATDGTFFSEGQPFDAVVINAASPLIATASEKNLCNTFVYAADVSDILGTIVSGKWISKQGVLQNRDAIVTDFVRVMEELGTRV
- a CDS encoding N-formylglutamate amidohydrolase; amino-acid sequence: MEIYDITLPTVPKVPIIISSPHSGTYFPPEIASRLKPEIAERPDDADWFIDRLYDFAPAMGITLIKANYCRWVVDLNRDPESKPLYNDGRVITGLVPSTNFNGEPLYKQAAPDEVEIAERVQKYYIPYHEKLEELIENTKQEFGTVLLFDAHSIRRVVPGIQEEAFPQLILGDNDGKSASTAVIDAAWNILKDSGYEAKHNTPFKGGQITRYFGKPESDVHALQLEMAKTNYMDAGETEYNEQNAAQMREVLKAVFTQLIKTLQP